In one window of Clavelina lepadiformis chromosome 4, kaClaLepa1.1, whole genome shotgun sequence DNA:
- the LOC143453395 gene encoding uncharacterized protein LOC143453395, which translates to MFQHSKHERQQDSLNCGPLALKEAQRILNESSSEEQIDTNSESCKKYRMDFGNLLLDSTDYDVLLSFCNICHNQDPSEIDQQKTEWIECSLCCRWVHQNCVPLIQYLSQEYFCSTCKKE; encoded by the exons ATGTTTCAGCATAGCAAACATGAAAGGCAACAAGACAGTTTGAATTGTGGCCCACTTGCTTTAAAG GAAGCTCAAAGAATCCTTAATGAAAGTTCTTCCGAGGAACAGATCGATACGAACAGCGAGTCCTGCAAAAAGTATCGCATGGACTTTGGCAATTTACTGCTTGATTCCACCG acTATGATGTATTGTTGagtttttgcaatatatgCCACAATCAAGACCCATCTGAAATTGACCAGCAAAAGACAGAATGG ATTGAATGCAGTCTTTGTTGTCGATGGGTTCATCAGAATTGTGTACCATTAATACAGTATTTGTCGCAGGAATATTTTTGCAGCACctgcaaaaaagaataa